The region CTGTGAAAGGTTTCGTAGATACTCGAGAATGTCACACTGGGGTGTTATACATTAATAGAGGGTATAGGTTTGGTTTTGGATCTCCTCAACACTTTACATCTCTAGAGCACATCTCTAAACATCTGTAAACAAGATTTTTGATATATACTAAGAGTATTTTTAATGGTAAACCCTCCTCACATTAGCAtggattttgttctttttgttaaagTGATGGATTGCAAAATAATTCTGATCATGCCCCCTTGCAAACTCTTTTTGTGGATCAAATCTCACCCGTAAATAAGTGTATCTGTGAAATTAAGTTTTCCCAAACTCACCGTAGGACTGAAACTGCGttaaaaatattgtaaatgctTATGTCTCCTGTCATCTCAATCCACTAACCTGGACATTTCACAAAGatgccatttaaaaaacaaaatctttaaaaaccCACAAAACTAACACATACTCTATAACATAGTTTTGTCTCATTTACCGTTTTCTGAAGCTGCTCCAGGACAACCTCTTTAAATCATtcataatgtactgtatttccatCACTCAGTCCTTTTTTTGattcatgtttcatttataacttttttttacagttagAATCAATTTAATTACTGGAAAAATGGAAACCCAGTGGGATGATTTTGTGGCTGAGCAAAAGTGAAATCTGGTGCCGAGGAGTGGGTTCTGGTGCCACGGGAGAGCTCCGTAAGGGTTTTGGGTGGTTTGATGCGATGGTGGCTGTACACAAGTGTGCGTCTCCCCTACAGCCTAAGAGCAGCCACATCTATCCACCACCATCCCTGGGATTTTGCCGTGAATGATCTGCTGCTTGTCATTGAAGTACAGCATGTTAATAGGGGACATCTTGGTCGGGGTACAGCAGGGCCCTGCGGAGCCTCGGGGGTTGGCGTGCTGCACCAGGTGGGTGTGCGGGTATTTCTGCATGAACATGTATTCGCACTGGCCGGAGCAATAGTTGGCTTTGTAGCGTTTGGGGGCAATGATCCAGTCCCAGCCGAACGCCTCAAAATCCACAGTCAGAGGGTAGCGACAGCAGCGAGACTCGGTGGAGTGCTCGTCACAGTCCAGACCCAGGTTTCTCCGAGAACGTTTGGTCGTCTCGAGAACCTTCACTTCCAGGAACGGCTGCTGGAAtcagggggaggaggggcaggacagagagaaagaggtggttATAAgagaacaacagcaacaacatggcTGACATATCAGTTAAGGAAATTATTTGACGAGAAGTGACAATTCTGTCCACcacaattaaaaacatgtacagtaaatgacaTCACCACTCAAAGTCTTAAAGGacatcaacattttgggaaatatgcgtATTTGCTATTTTGCCAAGAAtgagacgagaagattgataccactctcatgtctgtgtgttaactATGAAGCTAGAGACTGGGTgttattagcttagcttagcatagagactgcaagcaggaggaaacagctagcctggctctttccaaagtTTAAAAGTATGCCCACCaacacaaattaacatgttgtgACTTGTTGTTTTAATCTTTACACAAACTTAAGTGTGTTACGTATTGTAACTATTTCTGtgcagtgtctctgtttgttgATTGGCAACCTCACAGCAATAACAAGATTTTGGGAAGCTCCCAGCAGTTATTTGCCAAAAAATGCTAATATtctaatgctaagctaatcgtctcCCAGCTTTAGCTACACACAGATAGACCTTTTTTCCCAGAAGACATATTGACATATTGTGGcatatacatttttcttcatGAAGGTCTGAGTACTAAAACAttgttaataaaatgaatacaagTGATCCAGAGTGAGGGGGATTCTTTGGTTTCTTCACATGTTGTAAAAAAGCACAAGggtaattaataacattaataatggctgcatCCCATCCCATTTCCTGAGGAGGACTGCATAtagaatttgtttttcttcaagtaaagacacaaacactaaCAGCTAACCTACGAAATGACAGAAACTGGACTACAAACTGGACTTCCTCTGACACCTCAGTAGtagtacaaatataaacaggTTGTATTAGTATTCAGTGAATAGTATTCTAATGCTGTAATTTCCAGATAGAAACTATCCCAGAGagatacaagagagagaaactttattaaataaaaatgtaaatttgaatATATGCGATTATATGaggttgtttgtctgtttggtaAACATAAGGCCCAAGACACTGTACTGAAAAAACAAGCTAAAACTTCAGACgattgtgtatgtttttacacAGTTGACTATGCCTTGTCTTATTTGGAGCAATAATACCCTGACTGATCCTGACAGATATTTTTGATGCTATGTTGTGACTTTTCACATTATGTTGTTTTGATCACTTATCAAATGAAGCAGATAGTAGCTGCTAGAAAGCCTTTTTCCTcttcaaagcaaagaaaagtttAGCAAAGCAAAAAACAGTCTTCTTAAGACTGAGCTCCTTCAAGCAGCTCTATCACTTATTctcactgttactgctgctaaTGAAGTAAATCACACCAACTTGCACTAAAATAAGATAGCAGGAGGTTATCCCATACAGAGGTATTAACAATATGACAAAAACCCTAAAtgttcctgtttcaacatgttAAGTAGCTGTGGTGTGTTGTGACCTTTCTCTCAACACATCTAGGAATACTTTCTGGCCAATTACTCCAGTAATTTAAATGTAGTTCAGGtacaaaatgaatgatttcTTCAATACTAAAACACTAACTAATGATCCACTATAAACCGCTTTGTTTGAATTGTCACAGTGGttaaagcacaggtgtaaataataaaatgaatgatggctgaattccatttagctgcttcagtttcacagtcctggtattgtgcatgcagactcacactgtcacactgacttactgggacacttgaaagAACAGAggcatcattaatgttattagtaacacctgtgcttttcctaaaatgacaagttaaaatgtctgctgtgaaaaaggcgTATTAAAAATCAACTTGTTACACAAGTGCAGTAGTTTTCCATCAAGCCCGGTACTTCATTGCATTCAACAGAGACACCAGATGTTTATCAGTTCTATTGATTGAATTTATGTAACGTTATACTACTCCTGATAGTAAGCTGAACCCGTTGATTTCATGTCTTTTTACAACTCTGCTGTCACACTTTTAAAAATCTGAATGAATACAGTAAACGCCATCTTGTCAGCTCCACAGCTGAATGCTTTGTAAAGCAAGAATCGGATCTGATTagtaaccatgacaacagaaTAGACTTTTTGGCTTGTCatggcaggaaaagcacaggcgtaattgataacattaaaaaacgactgcattccatttagatgAGCCAGTTCCTGGGTCCTGATATTGTGCTCGCTGTCATGTCTTACTTACACTTGACTCTGAGCCACAGTTTACAAATTTGTTGTAATTTACTCAACTAGGTGTAGTTATCTGAGGTCCACAAACATCTCAGCTTAGAGAGTTGGTTAAAAAGAGGTACTCTCTGATTTAGCTTAGCATTACTAACAGTTGCTAATGGCTACCAGTGTTTTCTCCAAACTATAACATTGACACTTGGACAACCTGAAAGGAGCcaaagtgacaaagaaaaatattcaaaactgCATAAAATTAAAACCCACACATCtgatatttcacaaaaacatatgaatgaatttgtcatttttaaagtaGGGACACAATGTGGCATTTGAGCACCGATTCAAAGCTGCATTGATAGAAAGCAGCCTTTTCTAACGCCGATGGCTGACTCTATGCTTGATTTGATCCATGACCCGGGAGGTCATCTGCAGGCTACCATAACCTTGACCTTTGGGCAAAGCAAGCGGATCAAATATTTTACTCcatcatgtttgttttacaaagcCTTCCTCTCCCCACAGTGATTCCAGCTGGGCTCGAGCACAGTTTTTTGTGACGCATTCAAAAGAGGAAATAAGCTGAAAGACCGTTGGGGTGAGACCATGTCAGCTTGGCCTTTAGGGCTTTTGTTGTAGAAAAAAAGACCCAGAGGATCAGGGAGAAGCAGAGTTTGACTCTTTCtttgcttgttgtgttttgttttattttggtacaCTTGCCTGTGTTTttgatcttttccttttttttgttcaagaATAATATTGCACACTGCTGTGTGCTCAGAGGGCAGCGATTTATTGGCCAAGACACCAGAGCTGACCTCTGATATGTGTTGTGAAGATCTGACCCAAATGACCACTTGGTAAATATTTGGTGTTGCTTAACTGGGATGAGTGACCTACATAATTCAACATAGATGTTGCATGTAACTGTCAGTCGCAGTAACTCCGGGATTTCTAACTAGATTAATGGTTCACGGATGGTTTTGCTTTGCACTGAAGTTTGAAGTCATCCGTGCAAACCCATCCATTACATCAGACACAGAGCcagtacatttttcaaatccTGTTTCAGAGTTTGAGGCCCAGGAGCATCCTTTCAACACAAGGCTAAATGATCCACAGCTTGAGGTGGAAATCTTTAAAGGAACGATCAAACTATTCAGAGGAACATTGGCTTTGGATCCATTCACATTTTGCAAAAGAGCACAATCTTTTctactttatttttatatacagtatatctgtctGTGCACATTAAAATGAGGAATTATGGAAGTAAAATATGAAGAATTTCTGACTGTCACACATATGATGCAGATAACATGCACCAGTTTTAGTTTGCAGCAGACTTGAAGATGCAGTGATGACTTTGGTGAAGGCTGATCCAAACaaagcagctgtgttttctctggacTGAACTAAATATAGCGTGGTCATGACTGACATGTTCAAATAGGAGTGCTGTGGTGCTGATGTTTAGGGTCGAAAATACATGTGATGCTTTTATAGGAGACTGGTTTATAAACTTCCCAATTTAAGTTGTATGTCCACAGTTTTAAATGACACAGAATACAGCACTCATCATGTTCCTACATGCAAACATAATTCAAAGATGAACAGTTataacaaattaaatgtttgacttttgaaGACATGTATATCCATTTCTGTGTGGAGATTTACAATCAGTGTCTTTCACTAatacaacaaacacatgtttgtgtttaaggGGAACCTGTGAGGGAagctcttctcttctccttacAGTGTGATTTAGGATGAATGCAgcttaaagaaaacattgtgttGGTTCCAGGTTTGTTTGAAACCATTTTTGCTTTTAGAGAAGAGTAGCTGCTGGCTGCATTGGCCGTGGTTCAAAACATGGCTTTTAATGTCAGTACTTTCACTTTACTGAAATTAACAGTGGCTGTCCAGAAGGTAAGAAACAATATTCAGAAATctaaatgctttaaaaatggTCGGGAGCTTTTCAAAATCTGCTGTGGATCAAATATAAAGCATAAAGGGTGCAAGACGAATATTGCAGGGCAACATCAAATCTGATAACTTGCTTCAAAAGAGATAATTTGCATAGATCTGAGCTACAATGGaagttaacccccccccacaaccccAGGGACAGGTCTGAGGGTCCTTACCAGCCCCTCCTCCCCGGGTCTCAGCGAGGTAACTGCCAGGTCATTGCCGCTCTCGTCAAAGGCGTTGATGTCGATTCCCCAGTTGGTGTGGGGCTGTTTGAACCAGTTCTGCAACACGTGCTTAAAGTCAATACTTTGCCAGTGGCCGACCCTGGAGTTGAGCTCTATCTTCAGGGAGCGGATGCGGATGTGGCGGCTGCCCTGCTCCGTGACGGGCTTCAGTCGGAGGATCTGCAGGTAAACGGTGGAGGTCTGCTGTAGCGGTCGCAGGTACACCCACAGCTGGGCCTTTAGCACCTTAGTGAACATCAGCTTGGGGCTAAACTTGAAGAAGCAGCAGCTTGGCTTTCCGTTCACCTGCACCAGGGGCTCCGCTGGAGAAAAGAGGAcagttacatttacatactgtatgtactgtaagcGCAGTATACTGTGTACATATATCATCAAGATCATCATCATTCAAATAGCACTCAAAACTGCACTTCAAACATGCGCAAACAGTGTTTGACCCAAGACATGAATCCCAACATCCCCTGTTCACATCCaaccagggacctttgttgcacgTCAATCCcacatctctctcccctcatttcctgtcatcttcCTACTTTCCTTTACCTCTACCACAACATGCATtttgcttcagtgtgtgtgccaAAATGAACAAACCATGACACTCTGATTCAAGTATTGTTAATAGCTGCGATCATATTTTGCCACATAACTGAAAGAGATCCTTTCGAATAGAGCCGAGCGAGGACTTTTGAAGATAAAAGAGAATTTACTCCCAAAGGGGAACACAGAATCAACATCTCGCAGCAGTTTTCTGAGTAAGTACCATTAGCACAGCGGTCATAAATTCACACAGCGAATGGGAAAGTGTTATTATTGAAGTGcaaacttttttccccctctataATACTAACAAATACTATATTCTGCATGAAACGAGAGACAGTGGTCAAAAGGCAGGTACAGTTAGTGTAAGTtggaacacacactgactcctCTGTGTACATTTTGTGCTTTAATTCATCACCAAGCTACATGGCTACATTAAAGATGAAAGCAGCCACAGAGAAATGATAGACGACTAAAACTGTGTCTGTTTAATTCATCTGCACCTGATGGAAAGGCACTTTGGGCTCAAAACGTTGTACTTTTCCTGATGTGAtaaagttgacattttaaagagagCGGTTGACAGTGCTGCAATTCCTTGACAGGCAGAAATCGCAGTTGCAGTATTTTGGACCTTGACAAGaaaaatgtgcatgtgttttgcgCACTGATCATAAAGCCAGAGACTACCACATGGGATATTGTTAGTTTTCTAGATGTATTCCCAAGTTTTGATGTTCTGTGATGAATATCAATTATTAATTTTAAAAACTTAACATACACCTTGAGTTTGAGTCCATGTAGTATATGTAAAGGAAAAGTCCAAACCCAGAGAAGATAATCAATGTTTCTTTATAAAACAGTAAACTGactctctgtctgactgcatGAAGGCTGTTGGTTATCATATGTGCACATGGCCCTGTCGTTTGGTCCATTCAGTCAGGTTATATTTGTGATTACATCAAGGTTGGACAAACAGATACATTTGCATATTAAAACAAGGATCAGTAATGGTGGCCAGTGGCCAGATGGTAACCTTAGATTCCCCTGGGTCAATCATAATGAAATGGTCTAACATTACGACTAGCAatattaaagttttttttagtgGCTCACCcttgctgaaaatgtatttgggGAGTGGATTAAGGGTTATGTCAAAGAACACAAGGCATCCCCTAAAATAGGCAGATTTATTCCTGTCATGATCCTCGG is a window of Enoplosus armatus isolate fEnoArm2 chromosome 3, fEnoArm2.hap1, whole genome shotgun sequence DNA encoding:
- the LOC139283458 gene encoding growth/differentiation factor 11-like, translated to MPRYNFLLCLMVLISLGQSGSDEPNLLLPSASETPTDAGLSLLDEDAGSHECSACVWREQSKVLRLETIKSQILSKLRLKQAPNISREVVNQLLPKAPPLQQLLDHHDFQGDASSQDEFMEEDEYHATTESVITMASEPEPLVQVNGKPSCCFFKFSPKLMFTKVLKAQLWVYLRPLQQTSTVYLQILRLKPVTEQGSRHIRIRSLKIELNSRVGHWQSIDFKHVLQNWFKQPHTNWGIDINAFDESGNDLAVTSLRPGEEGLQPFLEVKVLETTKRSRRNLGLDCDEHSTESRCCRYPLTVDFEAFGWDWIIAPKRYKANYCSGQCEYMFMQKYPHTHLVQHANPRGSAGPCCTPTKMSPINMLYFNDKQQIIHGKIPGMVVDRCGCS